The Sulfurihydrogenibium subterraneum DSM 15120 genome contains a region encoding:
- a CDS encoding ABC1 kinase family protein produces the protein MFNRKLKLYSRFKEIALQLSKLGIYNIYEYFKVLFGIEVDPSLKPQKIRQTLEYLGPSFIKLGQILSIRPDLIPQSIIIELIKLQDKVQPIPFDQIKPIIENEINKPLEEVFDYIDPNPIGSASIAQVYYGVLKSGEKVAIKVKRPGLEELISLDAEIFLKIISFLEKHSKTVKDLDLKSVIYQYKYTTLREADFEIEASNIRTFRKNFENYDKGFYIPKYYPQYSTKNLLVLEFIEGYKLSQLDQLNISKKHLAEVITDAYYKMVFKDGFYHADPHPGNFIIKTDGTVVLLDYGMVGSISGEKRKLLYEHIFSVVNKNTQLAMNFYEGMGMITPKTDLDKLESFVEVFIEKYYNKNLSNINLKEMVLEIIDLVRECNLKLPTSLAYLGKSAIGLDGVIRNLDPSFNPTERLSKFLTKSIAEYTKEKFDEIIRIVDFYYNLAFKLDKIIKLLNIERLSIRILFKDLEELQNFYKNQVSKIALSIIFIGFLISSALFSIAGDFHTSEVLMYLSILTFIFLIYRLIRF, from the coding sequence GTGTTTAATAGAAAATTAAAGCTATACAGCAGATTTAAAGAGATAGCATTACAACTTTCAAAACTTGGAATATACAATATCTATGAATACTTTAAAGTTTTGTTTGGTATAGAAGTAGACCCTTCTTTAAAGCCCCAAAAAATACGCCAAACTCTTGAGTACTTAGGACCTTCTTTTATAAAACTTGGACAGATACTTAGCATAAGACCAGATTTAATCCCCCAGTCTATAATAATTGAACTTATTAAACTTCAAGACAAAGTCCAGCCTATACCATTTGACCAAATAAAACCGATTATAGAAAATGAAATTAACAAACCCTTAGAAGAAGTTTTTGATTATATAGACCCAAACCCTATAGGGTCAGCATCTATAGCTCAAGTTTACTATGGAGTTTTAAAATCTGGAGAAAAAGTGGCGATAAAGGTAAAAAGACCTGGTTTAGAGGAGTTAATATCCCTTGATGCAGAAATATTTTTAAAAATCATTTCATTTTTAGAAAAACACTCAAAAACTGTTAAAGACCTTGATTTAAAATCAGTAATATACCAGTATAAGTACACAACCCTAAGAGAAGCTGACTTTGAGATAGAAGCATCTAATATAAGAACTTTTAGAAAAAACTTTGAAAACTACGATAAAGGTTTTTACATTCCAAAATACTATCCACAGTACTCTACAAAAAACTTACTTGTTTTAGAATTTATAGAAGGTTATAAGCTGTCTCAGTTAGACCAGCTTAATATCTCTAAAAAACATTTAGCAGAAGTTATTACAGATGCTTACTATAAGATGGTTTTTAAAGATGGATTTTATCACGCAGACCCACACCCTGGAAACTTTATCATAAAAACAGATGGAACGGTTGTTTTACTTGACTATGGAATGGTTGGTAGTATATCGGGAGAAAAAAGGAAGCTCCTTTACGAACACATATTTTCAGTGGTGAATAAAAATACCCAGCTAGCTATGAACTTCTATGAAGGAATGGGAATGATAACTCCTAAAACGGATTTAGACAAACTTGAAAGTTTTGTCGAAGTCTTTATAGAAAAGTATTACAACAAAAATCTGTCAAACATAAATCTAAAGGAGATGGTTTTAGAGATTATTGACCTTGTAAGAGAGTGTAATCTAAAACTTCCTACCTCTTTGGCATACCTTGGAAAATCTGCAATAGGTCTTGACGGAGTGATAAGGAATCTTGACCCTTCTTTTAACCCAACTGAAAGATTATCTAAATTTTTAACTAAATCAATAGCTGAATATACAAAAGAAAAGTTTGATGAGATTATAAGGATTGTAGATTTTTACTATAACTTAGCCTTTAAGTTAGATAAGATAATTAAACTTCTAAATATAGAAAGACTTTCAATTAGAATATTGTTTAAAGATTTAGAAGAATTACAAAACTTTTATAAAAATCAAGTTTCAAAGATAGCTTTGTCTATAATCTTTATAGGATTTTTAATATCCTCAGCTTTATTTTCAATAGCAGGAGATTTTCATACTTCTGAGGTTTTAATGTACCTTTCTATTTTAACTTTTATCTTCTTAATCTACAGATTAATTCGATTTTAG
- a CDS encoding cob(I)yrinic acid a,c-diamide adenosyltransferase, whose amino-acid sequence MIYVFTGNGKGKTTAAIGTAIRALGNGEKVLFIQFMKDETITSETKILKKLENFTLKSVGRKGFYLPKEMLLKNPDLVKYGVKPIEEIDKQLAYEGLKFVKENIENNDLIVLDEVCIAIYFGLLKVEDVIDLLKSHSDKDFILTGRNCPQELLDMADLVTEMKEVKHPYQKGIKAKKGLDY is encoded by the coding sequence ATGATTTACGTTTTTACAGGAAACGGTAAAGGAAAAACCACAGCAGCAATAGGTACAGCTATAAGGGCTTTGGGAAATGGTGAAAAGGTTCTTTTTATTCAGTTTATGAAAGATGAGACAATAACTTCAGAAACTAAAATTTTAAAGAAATTAGAAAACTTTACTCTAAAAAGCGTTGGTAGAAAAGGATTTTATTTACCAAAGGAAATGCTTTTGAAAAATCCAGATTTAGTTAAATATGGAGTAAAACCTATTGAAGAGATTGATAAACAACTTGCTTATGAAGGTCTTAAGTTTGTAAAAGAAAATATAGAAAATAACGATTTAATAGTTCTTGACGAAGTTTGTATAGCTATTTACTTTGGACTTTTAAAAGTTGAAGATGTTATAGATTTACTGAAATCTCACTCAGATAAAGATTTTATCCTTACAGGTAGAAACTGTCCACAAGAGTTGTTAGACATGGCCGATTTAGTTACAGAGATGAAAGAAGTCAAACATCCATACCAAAAAGGCATAAAAGCAAAAAAAGGATTAGACTACTAA